The genomic interval tatagactacttacaaaactaattacataaatgaaaactaatttgcgagacaaattttttaagcctaattaatccataattagagaatatttactgtagcatcacataggctaatcatggattaattaggctcaatagattcgtctcgcgaattagtccaagattatagatgcgttttattaatagtctatgtttaatatttataattagcgtccaaacatcggatgtgatagggacttaaaagttttagtcgcATATAAACAGGGTCTCATTGTAgtagaaaatatcacatcatGACTTAAATTCGTTTGTGTTGGGACTGAGGGAATGCATAAACAAGGTTGCAGAGCCACATTTATAGCAAATACAAATATCGGAAAGCATACAAAACCAAATCGATTCTACTAAATATTTTAGtagtatgtttgtttgatgGTTGAAAGTATTGTAAaatcaggaaaagaaaaaataaatcaaatctgGGGATCGAACACGAAACGCGGGAGAAAGAAACAAACGACGCTAACCAACGGTGCAGCAATCGATTAGAGCAAGGACGTTTCTGTTTGAACTTGGTAATATATTTATACAGCGTCCGTCGCGGAGTCGAGTCCATTGCTGGAGCGGGCCgacgacgagacgagacgagagcCAGTCGAGCGCGCGCCACGGCGAGGCCCACCGCAAATGGGCCGCCTTGGCTGGCTCCGAACCACGCCGTTGCACTTGCACGGCTCGCCGCCGAAATAACGGCCTAACCGTCAATGCATTGCCTCCCCTTTAAAAGGGCATTACTTGGCGCCCGGGTGAATCCCCTTTCGATTTCAAGAACTCGTCGCAGTTCTTGATCTCAAGAATCaaagaaacagagagagagagaggggggacaagaagaagaagaagaagaagaaggtttCTTCGCCTCGGATCGGAGCCATGGGCTCTGCAATGTCTACGCGGCGGCTCAGCGAGGCCGATCCGCTGCCTCCTTCGACGGCTTCACCCGACGACGCCGCGGACCCGCCGCTCCCTGTCGGCATCAAGCTCGCCGTCCAGCTGCTGAAGGCGCCCGAGCCGCCGATCCTCCAGTTCGATCAGTTGATCCAGTACCCGTTCGCCGATGGGAATGGGATGCCAGCGGCAGCGCCTCTTCTCCAGGACGAGGCTGAAGAAGAACaagcgcccccgccgccgccgccggtgcccgtCCTCACCGGGTTGGCGCACGCCATGTTCGAGGCGGGGATTCTGTATCATCCTTTCGACGCCAGCCAGCCGGCCATCATCCTACCACAGGCCTTCAGGAGAGACGGGCGAGCTGTCGTGAAGAACTACAGCTTCCGCCGACTCTATGGTCTGTGGCACCGGATTGAGGTCCTTTCGAGGATCGGCCTCACCAGAGACCCGAGGcccgaggaagaagacgacttGTGTATCTTCTGTTTCGTCGAGTTTCGACGACACAagctccgcctcctcccatgCGGGCACCTGTTCCACAGCCGCTGCCTCGACCACTATATCCTGCTCGGACATGGGGAGTGGGAGGGCGGCAATGTGGTCTGCCCCATCTGCCGCGCGGTCGTAGGAGTCTTCTTTGTATAGTTGTGGTTGATTCTTGGTTTTTTGGTTTGCCGAGTAGTAGTTAGTTGGCAACTCTGAGTATGAGTTTGTAGCAGAAGATGATCTAGTGATCTATGAGAATCATGTTTTGAGTAATCGATGCCGTGTTCTTGATTCAGACTCTAATCTTGGATTATTGGAAGCTGCGGATTTAAAGGTTTCTTCTCAATCTTTTTCTTCCCGctctgctgttttctttttctttcttttcttgccCTTCAGCTTCGTCTTCGGGTTGCGATTTGCGAGTTTGCGA from Oryza glaberrima chromosome 3, OglaRS2, whole genome shotgun sequence carries:
- the LOC127766259 gene encoding uncharacterized protein LOC127766259: MGSAMSTRRLSEADPLPPSTASPDDAADPPLPVGIKLAVQLLKAPEPPILQFDQLIQYPFADGNGMPAAAPLLQDEAEEEQAPPPPPPVPVLTGLAHAMFEAGILYHPFDASQPAIILPQAFRRDGRAVVKNYSFRRLYGLWHRIEVLSRIGLTRDPRPEEEDDLCIFCFVEFRRHKLRLLPCGHLFHSRCLDHYILLGHGEWEGGNVVCPICRAVVGVFFV